A genomic stretch from Mycobacterium paraterrae includes:
- a CDS encoding STAS domain-containing protein: MSAADPITTSVAHRDGAAVVSISGEIDLSTAPAFEEAIAQALEANPAVLAIELSGVTFMASVGLRILAATNEKVGGATRIAVVANSPAASRPIQLTGLDNVVALYPSVDAALTPGD, from the coding sequence TTGTCAGCTGCGGATCCGATTACCACCTCCGTCGCGCACCGGGATGGCGCCGCCGTTGTCAGCATTAGCGGCGAGATCGATCTCAGCACCGCGCCCGCTTTCGAAGAAGCGATCGCGCAGGCCCTCGAAGCCAATCCCGCTGTTCTCGCCATCGAACTCTCCGGTGTCACCTTCATGGCGTCGGTCGGGTTGCGGATACTCGCGGCGACGAACGAGAAGGTCGGCGGCGCGACCCGGATCGCAGTCGTGGCGAACAGTCCGGCGGCCAGCAGGCCGATCCAGCTGACCGGCCTGGACAACGTCGTCGCGCTCTACCCCAGTGTGGACGCGGCGCTGACCCCGGGGGACTAG
- a CDS encoding DUF6131 family protein: MIGLGIILLILGYVLKVAVLQTIGIILLVIGAVLWVLGSVGRPVGGRRYWY; the protein is encoded by the coding sequence ATGATCGGCTTGGGCATCATCCTGCTGATATTGGGATACGTCCTCAAAGTTGCTGTGCTGCAGACGATCGGCATCATTCTGCTGGTGATCGGAGCGGTCTTGTGGGTGCTCGGCTCCGTCGGTCGCCCAGTGGGTGGCCGGCGCTATTGGTATTGA
- a CDS encoding phosphotransferase family protein, whose translation MSDQGLGEGPLENVATISGGTQNIMLRFSRSGREYVLRRGPRHLRPRSNIVIMRETEVLAALAGTDVPHPRLIATCADTGVLGDAVFYLMEPVDGFNAGQELPDLHAGDPAVRFGMGLSMAESLANLGAVDYQAVGLGGYGKPDGFLERQVSRWLSELDGYRKFDNYPGPDIPGVDDVATWLDERRPTHWTPGIMHGDYHAANVMFSRTGPDVVAIVDWEMSTIGDPLLDLGWLLATWGQSPAFSGQLFEYSGMAAPSDLVEQYSCNTTRDLSHITWYTVLACFKLGIVLEGTHARAFAGKAPKEIGDLLHSATVQLFEQALTLMATA comes from the coding sequence ATGTCGGACCAGGGTTTAGGCGAGGGCCCGCTCGAGAACGTCGCCACGATAAGCGGCGGAACACAAAACATCATGCTGCGGTTCAGCCGCTCCGGGCGCGAATACGTACTGCGCCGCGGGCCCCGGCACCTGCGCCCCCGCAGCAACATCGTGATCATGCGGGAGACCGAAGTGCTGGCGGCGCTGGCCGGCACCGACGTCCCGCATCCGCGGCTGATCGCCACCTGTGCCGACACCGGCGTGCTGGGCGATGCGGTGTTCTATTTGATGGAACCCGTCGACGGCTTCAATGCCGGTCAAGAGTTGCCGGACCTGCACGCCGGCGACCCGGCCGTGCGATTCGGCATGGGACTGTCGATGGCCGAGTCGCTGGCCAATCTCGGCGCGGTCGACTACCAGGCGGTCGGTCTGGGCGGGTATGGCAAGCCGGACGGCTTCCTGGAACGTCAAGTGTCGCGGTGGCTTTCGGAGCTGGACGGCTACCGGAAGTTCGACAATTACCCCGGGCCCGACATCCCAGGTGTCGACGACGTCGCCACCTGGCTCGACGAGAGACGGCCCACGCACTGGACGCCGGGCATCATGCACGGTGACTACCACGCCGCCAACGTGATGTTCTCCCGCACCGGTCCCGACGTCGTCGCGATCGTCGACTGGGAGATGTCCACGATCGGGGACCCACTGCTCGACCTGGGCTGGTTGCTGGCCACCTGGGGACAGTCGCCGGCGTTCAGCGGTCAGTTGTTCGAATACAGCGGCATGGCCGCCCCGAGTGACCTCGTCGAGCAGTACTCCTGCAACACCACCCGCGACCTGTCGCACATCACCTGGTACACGGTGCTGGCCTGCTTCAAGCTGGGGATCGTGCTGGAAGGTACCCATGCCAGGGCGTTCGCGGGCAAGGCGCCCAAAGAGATTGGCGATTTGCTGCACAGTGCCACCGTCCAGCTCTTCGAGCAGGCTCTGACCCTGATGGCCACCGCATGA
- a CDS encoding class I SAM-dependent methyltransferase: protein MARTDNDSWEITESVGSTALGVAAARAAETVSENPLIQDPYAQVFLDAAGPGMWSLTSDPKLSAALSELEPQAGALRQVMVDFMAVRTKWFDELFLDAVSSGIRQVVILASGLDSRSWRLPWPDGTTVYELDQAKVLEFKSGTLRRHGAQPAARLVSVAVDLRDDWPEALQHAGFDASAPTMWSAEGLLRYLPAAAQDLLLERIDELSAPGSRLATNGPSKQAVNPELLASQREQSTRFRAAAAEVLGAEVPDVEELWYPEERTDIVDWLGGHGWEASAIGMADLLARHGRQVPPPDAMPPVVFTAARRP from the coding sequence ATGGCGCGGACCGACAACGATTCGTGGGAAATCACCGAAAGTGTCGGCTCGACCGCCCTCGGAGTGGCCGCGGCCCGCGCCGCCGAAACGGTCAGCGAGAACCCGCTGATCCAAGACCCCTACGCGCAGGTGTTCCTCGACGCGGCCGGTCCGGGCATGTGGAGCCTGACGTCGGACCCGAAGCTGTCGGCGGCACTGTCCGAATTGGAGCCGCAGGCGGGCGCGCTGCGACAGGTGATGGTCGACTTCATGGCGGTACGCACGAAGTGGTTCGATGAGTTGTTCCTTGACGCGGTGTCGTCCGGCATCCGGCAGGTGGTGATTCTGGCATCCGGCCTCGACTCACGTTCGTGGCGGCTGCCCTGGCCCGACGGCACCACGGTGTACGAACTGGATCAGGCGAAGGTGCTCGAATTCAAGTCCGGCACGCTGCGGCGGCACGGCGCCCAGCCCGCCGCGCGATTGGTCAGCGTGGCGGTGGATCTACGTGACGACTGGCCGGAAGCGTTGCAGCACGCGGGTTTCGACGCATCCGCGCCGACCATGTGGTCGGCCGAGGGGCTGCTGCGTTACCTGCCGGCGGCGGCTCAAGATCTCTTGCTCGAACGGATCGACGAGCTGAGCGCGCCGGGCAGCCGACTGGCCACCAATGGCCCGTCCAAGCAGGCGGTAAACCCCGAGTTGCTGGCCAGTCAGCGCGAGCAGTCGACTCGCTTCCGCGCGGCCGCGGCCGAGGTGCTCGGCGCGGAGGTTCCCGACGTCGAAGAACTCTGGTACCCCGAGGAGCGCACGGACATCGTCGACTGGCTGGGCGGACACGGCTGGGAGGCGTCCGCGATCGGCATGGCCGATCTGCTGGCCCGGCATGGCCGGCAGGTGCCGCCGCCCGACGCGATGCCGCCCGTTGTCTTCACGGCCGCGCGCCGGCCCTGA
- a CDS encoding DUF6131 family protein: MIVLGIILLVLGYVLPVPLLITLGWILVAIGVILFVLGAVGRPVGGRKVWF, encoded by the coding sequence ATGATCGTCCTCGGAATTATTTTGCTCGTCCTCGGCTATGTGCTTCCGGTACCCCTTTTGATCACCCTCGGATGGATCTTGGTGGCGATTGGCGTCATCCTGTTCGTCCTCGGTGCGGTGGGGCGGCCGGTCGGCGGGCGAAAAGTTTGGTTCTAG